The window TGCATCAAAAAGAGCTGTATTATTGGCTCCAACTAAGTTGTAGAATAATCCAAAGTTCCCTCGGAGAATGCCGCCAAGTGAGAATAAAAGCAGGATAATGAAAGTCGGCTTCAGCCAAGGAAGTACAATATATCGAATTCGCTGCAGCGCATTCGCACCGTCAATTTCTGACGCTTCAACAATCTCCGAGTCCAGCCCCATAATAGCCGCGAAATAGACGATGGAACCGTACCCTGTCGACTGCCAAAGAAACGTAATGACGATGATAAAAGGCCAGATCGTTGGATTTGAGTACGTCTTAAGCGGCTCCCAACCGATCGATTTGAGAATCCCATTGAGCAGTCCAAAGTCATAACTGAGAATGTTATAGGCAATCAGACCAACAAGTACAAAGGAGATGAAAAATGGCAGGAACATCAGTGATTGTGAAATCTTCTTAAACCACTTTTTACGAAGCTCGTTCAGCAAAATGGCAATACCAATCTGCAAGATGTTTCCAAATATAATAAAAGCTAAATTGTAAGCAATCGTATTAAACGTTAATTTCCAAAGTGCCCCAGAGGTCACTAGAAATTTGAAGTTGTCAAACCCAACGAACTCACTGCCGAAGATCCCCGCTGAGTAGTTATAATTAATGAAAGCAAGGTAAAGCCCTGGCATTGGGAGATATGACATGACTGCGAAAAATAAAATCGCAGGAACACACATGAGAATTAACGTTCGATACGACCAAAACCTACGCAGCGGGGTCACTCGCCTTTTGACGTGAGTAGCGGCCCCGTCCACTGTGCTTGATGAGATAGCAGTTTTCATGCGCGCGCTCCTTCCAAATTAATTTTCGGCTACAGGTACAAAGCGCAGAGGCTCCAGCAATGCATCTTCAGAGGTCGCTACAGCCTCCAATAGGATGGCTATTTCATTGCCCGATTCGCCACCCTGAAACCACGGTCCCGGTAAATAAAAGGATTCATCGCTTCCGCCACGGAATATAGGTCTATTGGCACCGCCTTGTGTCCACAAGCGGCCAACTAAGCGTCCGTTGAAGAATACGGTCAGCTTCATATGGCTGCCTTTGACATAAACCCTCCAGCCTAATCCTTGGTTATCATCATGGAAGTCACCGTACAGCCAAGACAGGGTACCCGGTTTCAAGGAGATAGCTCCTTCTACGGGGAGAGCACCAACGTTTGACGATTTGGCATGCTGCAGTAAGCCATTCTCCTGACAAGAGGATAATGTCCACTGTTTAGCGGCAGTTCCTTCGTAGAGACATATATTTCCGCTGTGTGAACCATACGTTTTATCCAGAAATACCGTTAACGTAGCCATATCTCCCGCAGTTACATAAGGCGTAAGATCAAGATACGGATTGAGCGGATTCAATTGTCCGAGTGCGTGCCCGTTCACATAAGCATAGGTGTGCGAGAAATTACCAGGTGTGTGAAGAATCCACGTATCCGCTTCTTTCCTCAGCTTTACTTGTTTGCGGTAGCATTGATGGGCGGGCTGTTCTGTGGAGAGCCACCCTCCAGCACTCACAATCGGCCATTGTCGATCGTCATAGTCTGATGCTATGTAATCGTCCTTCTCTTCTCCGGATTGCATAACCTTGAATCGCCAGTTTTGGTTTATTTCCCCAACCGACGTTACCCCAACAATGCCCGTTAGCCCTTTCAGAGCATTTAAGTGCAAACCCGGCAAATTCGTATCATGGAAATTGGTATGTCCCCAGATCTCGACGCGAGTAACCAGATTTGGCTCTACGCGCGAGCCGGAAGGAATCGGAAGGTAGTGACTTCCTCCTCCAGGAGTTGCTGTACCTAAATACGTTTCACCAGTATAAACGGAAACGACATCACTTGCCTGCTGAACGATAATGCCAAGACAGCTGTTCTCCAGCGGTAGTGATAATTGCGAGGTATACCAGGCAAAACCTCGGTAAACACCATGCTTCTCCAGATAATCGGCGGTATCACCGATCAATAAGCTTTCATCCGCAAGTGTATCCAAAGGATTCACTAAGCTTTGTGACCAGCTAAGTTCAACTTCGCAGCTTTCCGAGACTCGTTCTACCCAATCGCCAACATGCAGCTCGCCTTCATCATCCATATTTTCTAGCAGCAAAGCACGTGAACGACTCATCCCGATCAATTCGATAACATGACCGCTTAGTAAGCGAATCCGAGCTGATCTCTCTTGCTCGCCCGATTGAAAGGATACCGTCACCTGGTCTTCGGTTTCGTGTACCGTCATCGTGCCAGCCTCCGTCTGCACCTCCGTGTTAAAGCAGAGACGAATTTCGCCTTCGCACTCCGTGTGAAACACGAATAGCGTGCGCTGCTCAAGCTGCTTCACCAGCAGCAGTTCTGCAGTTGCGTAGGCCAGTGTCCCTTCAGCGATCCCCCAGGTCTGCAAGGGCACTTGCACGGGAAGAATTGGGCAGCGGCTTGCTTTGGCGACAAGTGTGGTATAACGGGGTATGACTTCTTCTGCCACGTGAAAGTAAGCGTCTTCATCTTGCTCGTTTACTTGGCATAGGAAGAGCAGCTCGCCGCCTTGCTTTAGCGCTAACCGATAAGGGGAGACACTACTCATTGGCTCAGGCTTCGCTTCCGCGAAGGAAGCGCCATACGTTTGAATCACACGATGCAGCATTCTTCCTTCATAAGCTTCCTCTCGAATGTGTCCTTCCGGTGTTATCATGCCATGGAAATCATAGTCCGAGGTGAGAAACGAAAGTGGATTCCCCCAATTGTTAGCCGCATTGGTAAAGCCAAAATTCGTCCCTGAAGCCTGCAAGTAAGGACCGAGCAGCTTTACTCCTGCTGATAATAATCTGCGAAGCAGGAAGTGCGAGCGATTCGTCTCCGTGACGAGTAAGGGCAGCCCGCGACGAGCCAACTCCTCTCTGTAGAAGAGCACCTTTTCTTCGAAAGCAGGGTCTTGGTCATTTGGATAGAAGTTACATGTGGGCACAACACCTTCAGCAAAACCAGAAGCCTCATACAAGCCGCCTTGTCCGGCACAAGCAATGAGCGGCACGGTTATCCCATGCTGCAGAGCTAAATCTCTTAGGGCCGAGATATACCCTTTGGGATCAGAGCAAGGATAGAAATCAAGCTCGTTGTCTAATTGGACAGCAATGATGGTGCCACCCTGACCCGTTTCATATTTCTTCAGGATGGGAAGAATCTGTTCATACCACCTGGCTACGTGCCGCAAGAAGGTAGGATCGTTATCCCTCAAGCGAAGATTTTCTTTCGCGAATAGATAAGCAGGGAGTGCTCCCCCATCCCATTCCGAGCAAATATACGGCCCTGGTCGCGCAATCACCCACAGTCCTGCATCGGAAGCATCCTGTAGAAACTGAGCCGCATCCTTCTCTCCAGTAAAATCCCAAGTTCCCTCCACGGTCTCATGATGATTCCAAGGAAAGTACACATCAATCGCGTTATATCCAAAGGCTTTAACTTTAGTTAGTCTCTCTTTCCATAAACCGCGTGGTAATCGAAAATAAAATAAGGAGGCACAAAGTATAATTTCTGATTTTCCATCTATCCGCAGTGCTTCTGACGATAAGTGAATCACTGCTTCTTCACTTTTTGATAAATACAATGGCTTACCTCCTTGATCTACCCTCATTCATTTATGAAACCCGTTTCATCCGGTAGGGATGTTTGCTGCTGTTCTATATGAAGTTAGTATAAGCTGTTTTAAAAGCGCTTACATTGAAAGAAACATCAAGATATATAACAAAACTACAAAGAAACAGCCTCACGCAAAACAAAAAAAGCTCCGAATTTTATCCAAATTCGCAGCCCTTTGCATTCTATATAACACTGATTTCTTATATTATTCACAGAATTTACGATAATTTTTCTTTAATAATTACTCATTGCGCCTAAACTCCTTAACCGTTTTCCCTTCCAGCTCTTTAAATACTTTGCAAAAGTAGGAAGTTTCCTGAAATCCTGTTTTCTCAGCGACTTCATATACTTTCCATGCAGGCTCTTGAAGCAGCTGTTTCGCCTTCTGTATCCGGCATCGATTCAGATATTCGACGATCCGCATCCCCGTCTCGCTTTTAAATAGATTGGATAGGTAATTCGCGCTCAAATGGAGAACATCTGCCAGCCTTGCCACCGTGATGTCTTCGGCATAGTGCTCTTCCATATAGGCGATTACTCCTTGGATTTCCTTCCGCATCATCGTGTGCTCAGCTTTATTCCCAACGATTTGCTTATTCAAAT is drawn from Paenibacillus sp. V4I7 and contains these coding sequences:
- a CDS encoding sugar ABC transporter permease; translated protein: MCVPAILFFAVMSYLPMPGLYLAFINYNYSAGIFGSEFVGFDNFKFLVTSGALWKLTFNTIAYNLAFIIFGNILQIGIAILLNELRKKWFKKISQSLMFLPFFISFVLVGLIAYNILSYDFGLLNGILKSIGWEPLKTYSNPTIWPFIIVITFLWQSTGYGSIVYFAAIMGLDSEIVEASEIDGANALQRIRYIVLPWLKPTFIILLLFSLGGILRGNFGLFYNLVGANNTALFDATDIIETFVFRSLMNNFNFSLGSAVSLYQSVFGFFIVITANWLVKKVSPENTLF
- a CDS encoding beta-galactosidase, translating into MYLSKSEEAVIHLSSEALRIDGKSEIILCASLFYFRLPRGLWKERLTKVKAFGYNAIDVYFPWNHHETVEGTWDFTGEKDAAQFLQDASDAGLWVIARPGPYICSEWDGGALPAYLFAKENLRLRDNDPTFLRHVARWYEQILPILKKYETGQGGTIIAVQLDNELDFYPCSDPKGYISALRDLALQHGITVPLIACAGQGGLYEASGFAEGVVPTCNFYPNDQDPAFEEKVLFYREELARRGLPLLVTETNRSHFLLRRLLSAGVKLLGPYLQASGTNFGFTNAANNWGNPLSFLTSDYDFHGMITPEGHIREEAYEGRMLHRVIQTYGASFAEAKPEPMSSVSPYRLALKQGGELLFLCQVNEQDEDAYFHVAEEVIPRYTTLVAKASRCPILPVQVPLQTWGIAEGTLAYATAELLLVKQLEQRTLFVFHTECEGEIRLCFNTEVQTEAGTMTVHETEDQVTVSFQSGEQERSARIRLLSGHVIELIGMSRSRALLLENMDDEGELHVGDWVERVSESCEVELSWSQSLVNPLDTLADESLLIGDTADYLEKHGVYRGFAWYTSQLSLPLENSCLGIIVQQASDVVSVYTGETYLGTATPGGGSHYLPIPSGSRVEPNLVTRVEIWGHTNFHDTNLPGLHLNALKGLTGIVGVTSVGEINQNWRFKVMQSGEEKDDYIASDYDDRQWPIVSAGGWLSTEQPAHQCYRKQVKLRKEADTWILHTPGNFSHTYAYVNGHALGQLNPLNPYLDLTPYVTAGDMATLTVFLDKTYGSHSGNICLYEGTAAKQWTLSSCQENGLLQHAKSSNVGALPVEGAISLKPGTLSWLYGDFHDDNQGLGWRVYVKGSHMKLTVFFNGRLVGRLWTQGGANRPIFRGGSDESFYLPGPWFQGGESGNEIAILLEAVATSEDALLEPLRFVPVAEN